In a single window of the Candidatus Celerinatantimonas neptuna genome:
- the argB gene encoding Acetylglutamate kinase, translating into MLEPLVVKLGGAIFENPQALDNLCRALALVQERPLVLIHGGGIIVETLLSRLGMTSQKIEGLRITPADQIDLVTGALAGTANKKLTGAVLRHGRAAVGLCLGDGGLCRVMPLDTRFGYVGHCQPGDPDLITSLLEQHYLPVVSSIGISEEGQLYNINADEAALAVATMVEGPLVLLSDVPGVLDENGVLIEELTPQLAEKLITLGVIHGGMAVKVKAALEAAKRLQQAVILAGWKDVEGLSRLLAGEKWGTRVIANEE; encoded by the coding sequence ATGCTAGAGCCTCTTGTCGTTAAGCTAGGTGGTGCTATTTTCGAAAATCCTCAGGCACTGGATAATTTGTGCCGTGCTTTAGCACTGGTTCAGGAGCGTCCGTTAGTTCTTATTCATGGTGGTGGAATTATCGTTGAAACACTGTTATCTCGTCTGGGGATGACGAGCCAGAAAATTGAAGGGCTGAGGATTACGCCTGCGGATCAGATTGATTTAGTGACTGGTGCTCTGGCGGGCACCGCCAATAAAAAATTAACCGGAGCAGTACTTCGCCATGGGCGGGCAGCCGTCGGATTATGTTTGGGAGATGGTGGACTTTGCCGGGTGATGCCACTGGATACCCGTTTTGGTTATGTCGGTCACTGTCAGCCAGGCGATCCTGATTTAATCACCAGTCTTTTAGAACAGCATTATTTACCAGTGGTTAGTTCGATCGGAATTAGTGAAGAAGGTCAGTTATACAATATCAATGCTGATGAAGCGGCTTTGGCTGTTGCTACGATGGTTGAGGGGCCACTGGTATTGTTGTCTGATGTTCCGGGAGTACTTGATGAGAATGGTGTGCTGATCGAGGAATTAACGCCTCAATTGGCGGAAAAATTGATCACACTGGGCGTAATCCATGGCGGAATGGCCGTGAAAGTGAAAGCTGCATTGGAAGCAGCGAAACGACTTCAGCAAGCGGTTATTTTAGCCGGTTGGAAAGATGTTGAGGGACTTTCTCGATTATTGGCTGGTGAAAAATGGGGTACTCGGGTCATAGCGAACGAAGAGTAA
- the rplC gene encoding 50S ribosomal protein L3 — protein MIGLVGRKVGMTRIFTEDGVSIPVTVIECEPNRVTRVISEESDGYRALQVTTGTKKANRINKPQAGQFAKAGVEAGRGLWEFRLNSEEGEGIDIGGELKVDLFNEVKKVDVTGTSKGKGFQGGVKRWNFRTQDMTHGNSLSHRAPGSIGQNQTPGRVFKGKKMAGHMGAERVTVQSLEVVRVDVERNLLLVKGAVPGATNSDVIVKPAVKA, from the coding sequence ATGATTGGTCTAGTCGGTCGTAAAGTTGGAATGACTCGCATCTTCACTGAAGATGGTGTTTCAATTCCAGTTACCGTCATCGAATGTGAGCCAAACCGTGTGACTCGGGTGATCTCCGAAGAAAGCGACGGTTATCGCGCTCTGCAAGTGACCACTGGCACTAAAAAAGCGAACCGCATCAACAAACCTCAAGCTGGCCAATTTGCCAAAGCTGGTGTTGAAGCGGGTCGAGGCCTGTGGGAATTTCGCTTAAACAGCGAAGAAGGTGAAGGGATTGACATCGGTGGTGAACTGAAAGTCGATCTGTTCAATGAAGTGAAAAAAGTGGACGTTACCGGTACTTCTAAAGGTAAAGGCTTCCAGGGTGGTGTAAAACGCTGGAACTTCCGTACCCAAGATATGACTCATGGTAACTCTTTGAGCCACCGCGCTCCTGGTTCTATTGGTCAGAACCAGACTCCGGGCCGTGTTTTCAAAGGTAAAAAAATGGCGGGTCATATGGGTGCCGAACGCGTTACTGTTCAATCACTGGAAGTGGTCCGTGTCGACGTTGAGCGCAATTTGCTCCTGGTTAAAGGTGCAGTTCCAGGTGCGACCAACAGCGACGTGATCGTTAAACCTGCTGTGAAAGCATAA
- the rplB gene encoding 50S ribosomal protein L2: protein MAIVKTKPTSAGRRHVVKVVNKDLHKGKPYAPLLDTKGKSGGRNNNGRITVRHIGGGHKQHYRIIDFKRVKDDIPAKVERLEYDPNRSANIALVLYADGERRYILAPKGLKAGDKISNGIHAPIKVGNALPLRNIPVGSIVHAIEMKPGKGAQLARSAGAYAQVVAREGEYVTLRLRSSEMRKVQADCRATLGEVGNAEHMLRQLGKAGASRWRGIRPTVRGVAMNPVDHPHGGGEGRTSGGRHPVSPWGTPTKGKKTRSNKRTDKYIVRRRTSKK, encoded by the coding sequence ATGGCTATTGTTAAAACTAAGCCTACATCTGCTGGTCGTCGCCACGTTGTTAAAGTGGTAAACAAAGACCTGCATAAAGGCAAGCCGTATGCTCCGCTGTTGGACACCAAGGGTAAATCTGGTGGTCGTAACAACAACGGCCGCATCACTGTTCGTCATATCGGCGGTGGACATAAACAGCATTATCGTATTATCGACTTTAAACGAGTAAAAGACGATATCCCAGCAAAAGTAGAACGTCTGGAATACGATCCAAACCGTAGCGCTAATATTGCTTTGGTTTTATATGCCGATGGTGAACGTCGTTATATTTTGGCACCGAAAGGCTTGAAAGCTGGTGACAAAATTTCCAACGGTATTCATGCGCCAATTAAGGTAGGTAATGCACTACCGCTGCGTAATATTCCTGTCGGTTCTATCGTCCATGCGATTGAAATGAAACCAGGTAAAGGTGCTCAGCTTGCTCGTAGTGCTGGTGCTTACGCACAGGTCGTTGCGCGTGAAGGCGAATATGTCACTCTGCGTTTACGTAGTAGTGAAATGCGTAAAGTTCAGGCAGATTGCCGTGCAACTTTAGGCGAAGTGGGTAACGCTGAGCATATGTTACGTCAGTTAGGTAAAGCGGGTGCTAGCCGTTGGCGCGGTATTCGTCCTACTGTTCGTGGTGTTGCTATGAACCCTGTTGATCATCCACATGGTGGTGGTGAAGGTCGTACATCTGGTGGCCGTCATCCAGTATCACCTTGGGGTACACCAACAAAAGGTAAGAAAACTCGCAGCAACAAGCGTACCGATAAATATATTGTACGTCGTCGTACATCTAAGAAATAA
- the rplW gene encoding 50S ribosomal protein L23 yields the protein MISEERLLKVLLAPHISEKSTVSAEKDNTIVFKVASTATKAEIKAAVEKMFEVEVTGVRTLNVKGKSKRHGMRVGRRSDWKKAYVTLAEGADIDFVGGAE from the coding sequence ATGATCAGTGAAGAGCGTCTGTTAAAAGTACTTTTGGCACCGCACATCTCTGAAAAGAGCACTGTGTCTGCTGAAAAAGACAACACAATCGTTTTTAAAGTTGCCTCAACTGCTACGAAAGCTGAAATCAAAGCTGCCGTAGAAAAAATGTTTGAAGTCGAAGTTACTGGTGTACGTACCTTGAATGTTAAAGGTAAAAGCAAACGTCACGGCATGCGTGTGGGTCGCAGAAGCGACTGGAAAAAAGCCTATGTGACTTTAGCTGAAGGTGCAGATATCGACTTCGTTGGCGGCGCAGAGTAA
- the rpsJ gene encoding 30S ribosomal protein S10 — protein sequence MQNQRIRIRLKAFDHRLIDQSTAEIVETAKRTGAQVRGPIPLPTRKERFTVLISPHVNKDARDQYEIRTHKRLVDIVEPTDKTVDALMRLDLAAGVDVQISLG from the coding sequence ATGCAGAACCAAAGAATCCGTATCCGTTTGAAAGCTTTTGATCATCGCCTGATTGATCAATCAACAGCGGAAATCGTAGAAACTGCAAAACGTACAGGCGCTCAGGTTCGTGGGCCAATCCCGCTTCCAACTCGCAAAGAGCGTTTTACCGTACTGATTTCTCCACATGTCAACAAAGATGCGCGTGATCAATATGAGATTCGTACCCATAAGCGTCTAGTCGATATCGTTGAGCCAACTGACAAAACAGTTGACGCGCTGATGCGTCTGGATCTGGCAGCTGGTGTTGATGTGCAAATCAGCCTGGGCTAA
- the rpsS gene encoding 30S ribosomal protein S19, producing MPRSLKKGPFIDLHLLKKVEKAVESGDKKPIKTWSRRSTVFPNMIGLTIAVHNGRQHVPVFVTDEMVGHKLGEFAPTRTYRGHAADKKAKKR from the coding sequence ATGCCACGTTCTCTCAAGAAAGGTCCATTTATTGACCTGCACTTGCTGAAGAAGGTAGAGAAAGCGGTGGAAAGCGGGGATAAAAAACCAATTAAAACTTGGTCCCGTCGTTCAACGGTCTTCCCGAATATGATCGGTTTGACCATCGCTGTCCATAATGGTCGTCAGCACGTTCCAGTTTTTGTTACCGATGAAATGGTCGGGCATAAACTGGGTGAATTTGCACCAACTCGTACTTATCGCGGTCATGCTGCTGATAAGAAAGCGAAGAAGCGTTAA
- the rplD gene encoding 50S ribosomal protein L4, giving the protein MELVLKDAQSALEVSETTFGREFNEALVHQVVVAYAAGSRQGTRAQKTRSEVSGGGKKPWRQKGTGRARAGTIRSPLWRSGGVTFAAKPQDHSQKVNTKMYRGAIRSILSELVRQERLIVVEKFEVEAPKTKALVAKLKELDLNDVLIVSHEVDENLFLAARNLYRVDVRDVAGLDPVSLIAFDKVLVTAEAVKQIEEWLK; this is encoded by the coding sequence ATGGAATTAGTATTGAAAGACGCTCAAAGCGCTCTTGAAGTTTCCGAAACTACCTTCGGGCGTGAGTTTAACGAAGCACTAGTTCATCAGGTTGTTGTTGCATATGCAGCAGGCTCCCGTCAAGGAACTCGTGCTCAGAAAACACGCTCTGAGGTATCTGGCGGTGGTAAGAAACCATGGCGTCAGAAAGGTACAGGTCGTGCACGTGCCGGTACAATTCGTTCGCCATTATGGCGTAGCGGTGGTGTTACTTTTGCTGCGAAACCACAAGATCACAGCCAGAAAGTAAACACTAAAATGTATCGTGGTGCGATCCGTAGCATTTTATCTGAACTCGTCCGTCAGGAACGTTTGATTGTCGTTGAAAAGTTTGAAGTGGAAGCGCCTAAAACAAAAGCGTTGGTTGCCAAACTGAAAGAATTAGATCTGAACGACGTTTTGATCGTATCTCATGAAGTAGATGAAAATCTGTTCTTGGCTGCACGCAACCTGTATCGCGTTGATGTACGTGATGTTGCCGGTCTCGATCCGGTCAGCCTCATTGCATTCGACAAAGTGTTGGTTACTGCAGAAGCAGTGAAGCAGATTGAGGAGTGGCTGAAATGA
- the argF_1 gene encoding Ornithine carbamoyltransferase, with amino-acid sequence MTEFNHLLTLQDLSREQILVVLDLAKKIKSDRAAYAKALDGKSVVTLFEKPSLRTRVTFDIGVSRLGGHAVYLDQQNGQIGQRESIEDYAKNLSRWCDAIVARVFSHKTLQEFREYADVPVVNALCDLYHPCQALADFLTIAENYDDLSQVKLAYVGDGNNVTHSLMLGGAVLGMDVAAVCPIGSSPDAQIVLKAKELAKSSGSRIVVSNSLDALDGYDVVYGDTWVSMGDDTSLDSVKERFIPYQINQQMMERYGIKHVLHCQPAHRELEITSEVMDGPQSIIFDQAENRMHAQNAVLVSLINKI; translated from the coding sequence ATGACAGAATTTAACCATCTGCTGACATTACAGGATCTCAGTCGTGAGCAGATTTTAGTAGTGCTTGATCTGGCCAAAAAAATTAAATCTGATCGAGCTGCTTATGCAAAAGCCCTGGATGGCAAAAGTGTGGTGACTTTATTTGAGAAACCGTCACTTCGGACTCGTGTAACTTTTGACATTGGTGTTAGTCGCCTCGGTGGACATGCTGTTTATCTGGATCAGCAGAACGGTCAAATCGGTCAACGCGAATCTATCGAAGATTATGCAAAAAATTTAAGTCGCTGGTGTGATGCGATTGTGGCTCGTGTATTTAGCCATAAAACACTCCAAGAGTTTCGTGAGTATGCGGATGTGCCTGTTGTGAATGCTTTATGTGATCTTTATCATCCTTGTCAGGCACTTGCAGACTTTTTGACCATTGCTGAAAATTATGATGATTTAAGTCAGGTTAAATTGGCCTATGTTGGTGATGGCAATAATGTGACTCATTCACTGATGTTAGGTGGTGCTGTTCTTGGAATGGATGTTGCCGCTGTTTGTCCTATTGGTTCCAGCCCAGATGCTCAAATTGTTCTTAAAGCGAAAGAATTGGCTAAATCAAGTGGTAGTCGGATTGTTGTAAGCAATTCACTTGACGCACTAGATGGCTATGATGTCGTTTACGGTGATACGTGGGTGTCAATGGGGGATGATACGTCCCTTGATTCAGTTAAAGAGCGCTTTATCCCTTATCAGATTAATCAGCAGATGATGGAGCGTTACGGCATCAAGCATGTACTCCATTGTCAACCTGCCCATCGAGAATTGGAAATTACTTCTGAAGTAATGGATGGGCCTCAGTCAATTATTTTTGATCAGGCTGAAAACCGGATGCACGCACAAAATGCGGTGCTGGTTTCACTTATTAATAAAATTTAA
- the argH gene encoding Argininosuccinate lyase: MALWGGRFSQAADDRFKQFNDSLRFDYRLAEQDIIGSIAWSKELVSVGVLTENEQLQLEQALGELANLVSENPQQILGSDAEDIHSWVESQLIQRVGDLGKKLHTGRSRNDQVATDLKLWCKKEGMVLLGQLDVLQQKLVRLAREQQHTVLPGYTHLQRAQPVTFAHWCLAYVEMYERDYSRLSDALKRLDTCPLGCGALAGTAYPMDRQKLAHDLGFRRATRNSLDSVSDRDHVVELISTAALSMLHLSRMSEDLIFYNSGESAFLELSDQVTSGSSLMPQKKNPDALELIRGKAGRVYGALSGMMMTLKALPLAYNKDMQEDKEGLFDALDTWEHCLAMAELVLHDMNVHQQTTEEAAKGGYSNATELADYLVSKGIPFREAHHIVGIAVVQAIDKGVPLEALSLSEFKALASEIEEDVYPNLSLESTLAKRNALGGVAPEQIEYALNQAEKRLDGRDIPGLYVRAARMTDLDGIQSLVNYWSDVGENLPRPRRELTKSIGEFAVTEQAGRVTGCASLYLYDTGLAEIRSLGVNPEFQRGGQGKALVEFMVKKAQRMALDKVFVLTRVPEFFMKMGFSPTSKSFLPEKVMKDCDVCPRQHACDEVALEYLIPYQRSLIYKQQVA; this comes from the coding sequence ATGGCATTGTGGGGCGGACGTTTCAGTCAGGCGGCAGATGATAGATTTAAACAGTTCAATGATTCGCTGCGTTTTGATTATCGATTGGCCGAACAAGACATTATCGGCTCGATCGCCTGGTCTAAGGAGTTGGTTTCAGTTGGTGTTTTAACTGAGAATGAACAATTACAATTAGAACAGGCTCTGGGTGAGTTGGCGAATCTTGTGTCGGAAAATCCGCAACAGATTTTAGGTTCCGATGCTGAAGACATTCATAGTTGGGTCGAATCGCAGCTGATTCAGCGTGTTGGTGATTTGGGCAAAAAGCTACATACGGGGCGAAGCCGTAATGACCAGGTTGCAACGGACTTAAAGCTTTGGTGTAAAAAAGAAGGAATGGTTTTACTCGGACAGTTAGATGTCTTACAACAGAAGCTGGTCCGTTTAGCCCGTGAACAACAACATACTGTTTTACCGGGTTATACCCATTTACAACGGGCCCAACCGGTAACCTTTGCTCATTGGTGTCTGGCCTATGTTGAGATGTATGAACGTGATTATTCTCGGTTAAGTGATGCATTAAAACGTCTTGATACTTGTCCTTTGGGGTGTGGGGCTTTAGCTGGGACAGCTTATCCAATGGATAGACAGAAACTCGCACATGATTTGGGATTTCGCCGTGCAACAAGAAATAGCCTGGATAGCGTCTCTGATCGAGACCATGTAGTTGAACTGATTTCAACAGCAGCATTATCGATGTTGCATCTTTCACGGATGTCAGAAGATCTGATTTTTTATAATTCAGGTGAATCAGCTTTTTTAGAGCTCTCTGATCAGGTGACATCGGGTTCATCATTGATGCCTCAAAAGAAAAACCCGGATGCATTGGAGCTGATTCGTGGTAAAGCTGGCCGTGTTTATGGTGCTTTAAGTGGCATGATGATGACTCTTAAAGCATTGCCCTTGGCTTATAACAAAGATATGCAGGAAGATAAAGAAGGTTTGTTTGATGCGTTGGATACCTGGGAGCATTGCCTGGCAATGGCTGAGCTGGTCCTTCATGATATGAATGTCCATCAGCAGACAACTGAAGAAGCAGCTAAAGGTGGATATTCTAACGCAACTGAGTTGGCTGATTATTTAGTGAGCAAAGGTATTCCTTTCAGAGAAGCTCATCATATTGTTGGTATTGCTGTTGTTCAGGCAATTGATAAAGGTGTGCCTCTTGAAGCGTTAAGTTTGAGTGAATTTAAGGCATTAGCATCAGAAATTGAAGAAGATGTTTATCCAAACTTGTCTTTAGAATCGACACTAGCGAAACGAAATGCGCTCGGTGGTGTAGCACCTGAACAGATTGAATACGCGTTAAATCAGGCTGAAAAACGACTCGATGGTCGTGATATTCCAGGTCTGTATGTTCGTGCTGCGAGGATGACTGATTTGGATGGCATTCAGTCTTTGGTGAATTATTGGTCTGATGTTGGAGAGAATCTGCCAAGACCGCGGCGTGAGTTGACTAAATCCATTGGTGAATTTGCTGTGACCGAGCAGGCAGGGCGAGTGACCGGCTGTGCATCGTTATATCTTTATGACACTGGGCTTGCTGAGATCCGCTCATTAGGTGTGAATCCTGAATTCCAAAGGGGGGGCCAAGGCAAGGCTTTGGTCGAGTTTATGGTTAAAAAAGCACAGAGAATGGCGCTTGATAAAGTTTTCGTACTGACGCGGGTGCCTGAATTCTTTATGAAAATGGGTTTTAGTCCAACATCTAAATCTTTTTTGCCTGAAAAAGTGATGAAAGATTGTGATGTTTGCCCAAGACAGCATGCATGTGATGAGGTGGCTTTGGAGTATCTGATTCCCTATCAACGATCACTGATTTATAAGCAACAGGTTGCATAG
- the argG gene encoding Argininosuccinate synthase, with protein MAKFNKVVLAYSGGLDTSAIIPWLKETYGCEVVAFCADVGQGADEIKGVEEKALASGASECHVVDLKDEFAAEYIYPTLKTGAVYEGTYLLGTSMARPVIAKAQVAVARKVGADALCHGCTGKGNDQIRFEGCFAALAPDLEVIAPWREWTMRSREELLAYLAERDIPCSASLTKIYSRDANVWHISTEGGELEDPWNEPSDNVWTWTNSPESAPDEAQKITLTLEKGEVVAIDGKSLSPYQVITALNKMGAKHGVGRVDIVENRLVGMKSRGCYETPGGTIMVAAIRAMEELVYDKRTREWRETVGQQFAHLVYDGRWFTPLKDSLLAAVTALSDDLSGDVVLKLYKGQVSALQKRSPNSLYSEAFATFGEDDVYDQKHAEGFIRLYSLSSRIRALGKK; from the coding sequence ATGGCTAAGTTTAACAAAGTTGTTCTTGCATATTCCGGTGGCCTAGATACCTCAGCTATTATCCCATGGCTAAAAGAGACCTATGGTTGTGAAGTCGTTGCATTTTGTGCTGATGTCGGTCAAGGGGCTGATGAGATCAAAGGCGTTGAGGAGAAAGCCCTCGCTTCTGGTGCAAGTGAATGTCATGTCGTTGATTTAAAAGATGAGTTTGCTGCTGAGTATATTTATCCGACGTTGAAAACTGGGGCTGTCTATGAAGGTACTTATTTATTAGGTACTTCAATGGCTCGCCCGGTTATAGCTAAAGCTCAGGTTGCTGTTGCCCGAAAAGTGGGTGCAGATGCTTTATGCCATGGGTGTACCGGTAAAGGTAATGACCAAATTCGTTTTGAAGGTTGCTTTGCTGCGCTGGCACCTGATTTGGAAGTGATAGCACCATGGCGTGAGTGGACTATGCGTTCTCGGGAAGAGCTATTGGCGTATTTGGCTGAGCGTGATATTCCCTGTTCGGCTTCGTTGACCAAAATCTATAGCCGTGATGCAAATGTTTGGCACATCTCAACTGAAGGTGGCGAGTTAGAAGATCCGTGGAATGAACCTTCTGATAATGTCTGGACTTGGACTAATTCACCTGAAAGTGCACCAGATGAAGCACAAAAAATTACGCTGACTTTAGAAAAAGGTGAAGTTGTTGCGATTGATGGTAAGTCACTGAGCCCTTATCAGGTGATTACAGCTTTAAATAAAATGGGTGCTAAACATGGTGTCGGCCGGGTTGATATTGTTGAAAACCGGTTAGTCGGTATGAAATCCCGGGGTTGCTATGAAACTCCTGGAGGAACCATTATGGTTGCAGCTATTCGGGCGATGGAGGAGTTGGTTTATGATAAACGGACCCGGGAGTGGCGTGAAACCGTAGGCCAGCAATTTGCACATCTGGTTTACGATGGTCGCTGGTTTACTCCGCTGAAAGATTCTCTGTTGGCAGCAGTAACAGCATTATCTGATGATCTCAGTGGGGATGTCGTGCTCAAACTCTATAAAGGTCAGGTGAGTGCATTGCAAAAACGTTCACCAAATAGCCTTTATTCTGAAGCTTTCGCTACTTTTGGCGAAGATGATGTGTATGATCAAAAACATGCTGAAGGCTTTATTCGACTGTATTCATTGTCAAGTCGGATTCGGGCATTAGGTAAGAAGTAA
- the argC gene encoding N-acetyl-gamma-glutamyl-phosphate reductase: protein MKESNKLRAVIVGASGYAGAELAAILQRHPQADLCGLYVSEQSVDAHKVISELYGQLRGVVDLPLQPLSANFNPALFTQIDCVFLATAHHVSHNLASKFLECGCQVFDLSGAFRVNQVDFYPKYYGFTHEYPDLLEQAVYGLAEWRDGALDESVQLIALPGCYPTASLSALKPLQENNLIADGYKPLIDATSGVSGAGRKASVTSNFCEVSLNPYGVGTHRHQPEISAHLGRDVIFTPHLGSFPRGILATIHVDLKLGVTDEDVAQAYQKAYAGKPFVRLLPKQVWPSIKSVVNTPFVDLNWSKQGDHLIVFAAEDNLLKGASAQAVQCFNMRYGFAIETALIEGASC from the coding sequence ATGAAAGAAAGTAACAAATTACGAGCAGTGATTGTTGGAGCCAGTGGTTATGCTGGGGCAGAACTTGCGGCAATTTTACAGCGTCATCCACAAGCTGATCTATGCGGTCTTTATGTGTCAGAACAAAGTGTGGATGCTCATAAAGTTATCAGTGAGTTGTATGGGCAACTTCGTGGAGTTGTGGATTTACCCTTACAGCCATTGTCTGCGAATTTTAATCCGGCTCTATTTACTCAGATTGATTGTGTTTTCTTAGCAACAGCCCATCATGTGAGTCATAATCTCGCTTCTAAGTTTTTAGAGTGCGGATGCCAGGTTTTTGATTTGTCAGGGGCATTTAGGGTTAATCAGGTTGACTTTTATCCAAAATATTATGGTTTTACACATGAGTATCCTGATCTGTTGGAACAGGCTGTTTATGGATTGGCCGAATGGCGAGATGGTGCTCTTGATGAATCTGTTCAGCTGATTGCTCTACCCGGGTGTTATCCAACAGCGTCTTTATCTGCATTAAAACCTCTGCAGGAAAATAATCTGATTGCAGATGGTTATAAACCTTTAATTGATGCAACCAGCGGTGTCAGTGGCGCAGGTCGTAAAGCGTCTGTAACCAGCAACTTTTGTGAAGTGAGCTTGAATCCTTATGGCGTTGGAACACATCGCCATCAGCCTGAGATTAGTGCCCATTTGGGAAGAGATGTTATTTTTACTCCTCATCTGGGAAGTTTCCCCCGGGGAATTTTGGCGACAATTCATGTTGATCTGAAATTAGGTGTGACCGATGAGGATGTGGCTCAGGCATACCAGAAGGCTTATGCCGGTAAACCTTTTGTGCGGTTACTTCCGAAGCAGGTCTGGCCTTCGATTAAGTCAGTTGTCAATACTCCTTTTGTGGATTTAAATTGGTCTAAACAGGGGGACCATCTGATTGTGTTTGCAGCTGAAGATAACCTGCTTAAAGGCGCGTCTGCTCAGGCCGTCCAGTGTTTTAACATGCGTTATGGGTTTGCCATCGAAACGGCTTTAATTGAGGGGGCCTCATGCTAG